The following are encoded together in the Streptomyces sp. NBC_01465 genome:
- a CDS encoding ABC transporter ATP-binding protein has protein sequence MTTIDQTAIPSPRQGGDGSTPLLEVRDLHVEFHTRDGVVKAVNGVNYTVAPGETLAVLGESGSGKSVTAQAIMGILDMPPGKIPQGEILFQGQDMLKMSSEERRKIRGQKVAMIFQDALSSLNPVLTVGYQLGEMFRVHQGMSRKQAKAKSIELMDKVKIPAAAARVNDYPHQFSGGMRQRIMIAMALALEPDLIIADEPTTALDVTVQAQVMDLLAELQREYNMGLILITHDLGVVADVADKIAVMYAGRIVETAPVHELYKRPAHPYTRGLLDSIPRLDQKGQELYAIKGLPPNLLKVPSGCAFNPRCPKATDICRTDSPVLAQVTEQDGTELPGRGSACHFWKEQIHG, from the coding sequence ATGACCACCATTGATCAGACCGCGATTCCCTCCCCGAGGCAGGGCGGCGACGGCAGTACGCCGCTTCTCGAAGTCCGTGACCTGCACGTCGAGTTCCACACCCGTGACGGTGTCGTCAAGGCGGTGAACGGTGTCAACTACACCGTCGCGCCTGGCGAGACCCTCGCCGTCCTGGGCGAGTCGGGTTCCGGCAAGTCCGTGACCGCGCAGGCGATCATGGGCATTCTGGACATGCCCCCGGGGAAGATCCCGCAGGGCGAGATCCTGTTCCAGGGCCAGGACATGCTCAAGATGTCCAGCGAGGAACGTCGTAAGATCCGCGGCCAGAAGGTCGCCATGATCTTCCAGGACGCGCTGTCCTCGCTCAACCCGGTGCTCACCGTGGGCTATCAGCTCGGCGAGATGTTCCGGGTCCACCAGGGCATGTCCCGCAAGCAGGCCAAGGCCAAGTCCATCGAGCTGATGGACAAGGTCAAGATCCCGGCCGCCGCGGCACGCGTCAACGACTACCCCCATCAGTTCTCCGGCGGTATGCGCCAGCGCATCATGATCGCCATGGCGCTGGCTCTCGAGCCGGACCTGATCATCGCGGACGAGCCGACCACGGCGCTCGACGTGACGGTCCAGGCCCAGGTCATGGACCTGCTGGCCGAGCTGCAGCGCGAGTACAACATGGGCCTGATCCTGATCACCCACGACCTCGGCGTCGTCGCCGACGTCGCGGACAAGATCGCGGTCATGTACGCGGGCCGGATCGTCGAGACCGCCCCCGTGCACGAGCTCTACAAGCGCCCGGCGCACCCGTACACGCGTGGTCTGCTCGACTCGATCCCGCGCCTGGACCAGAAGGGCCAGGAGCTGTACGCGATCAAGGGGCTGCCGCCCAACCTGCTCAAGGTCCCCTCCGGTTGCGCCTTCAACCCGCGCTGCCCGAAGGCCACGGACATCTGCCGTACGGACTCCCCGGTCCTGGCCCAGGTGACCGAGCAGGACGGCACGGAGCTGCCGGGCCGCGGCAGCGCGTGCCACTTCTGGAAGGAGCAGATCCATGGCTGA
- a CDS encoding ABC transporter permease, with the protein MSEKTMEKSVPADGSTAAQTAEAEAKDEARQASLLRDGWIELRTRPMFLMAGTIILVLLVIAIVPQLFTSRSPFSDGFCQLQNSMEPPSSGHLFGYDLQGCDIYTRSMWGTRNSIIVGVVTTLMTTFIGGFIGIIAGLRGGWIDSILSRITEVFSALPLIVGALLIMSILGGGDAWTVSLIMAVLGWPQVFRIMRGEVIVNKHNDYVMAARALGADTKRIAFRHILPNTLAPVIVITTMNLGVYISAEAALSYLGIGIQHPNISWGLMISDVQDRFLTSPHALLFPAAILSITVLAFIALGDVVRDAFDPKMR; encoded by the coding sequence ATGAGTGAGAAGACCATGGAGAAGTCCGTCCCGGCCGACGGCTCCACGGCGGCACAGACCGCCGAGGCCGAGGCGAAGGACGAGGCGCGGCAGGCGAGCCTGCTCAGGGACGGCTGGATCGAGCTGCGTACGCGGCCGATGTTCCTCATGGCCGGCACGATCATCCTGGTGCTGCTGGTGATCGCGATCGTGCCTCAACTGTTCACTTCGCGCTCGCCGTTCAGCGACGGCTTCTGCCAGCTGCAGAACTCGATGGAACCGCCGTCGTCGGGTCACCTCTTCGGCTACGACCTGCAGGGCTGCGACATCTACACGCGCTCCATGTGGGGCACCCGGAACTCGATCATCGTGGGTGTCGTCACGACGCTGATGACCACCTTCATCGGTGGCTTCATCGGCATCATCGCGGGTCTGCGCGGCGGCTGGATCGACTCGATCCTGTCCCGCATCACCGAGGTCTTCTCGGCGCTTCCGCTCATCGTCGGTGCGCTGCTGATCATGTCGATCCTCGGCGGCGGCGACGCCTGGACGGTCTCGCTCATCATGGCCGTGCTCGGCTGGCCGCAGGTGTTCCGCATCATGCGCGGTGAAGTGATCGTCAACAAGCACAACGACTACGTCATGGCGGCGCGCGCGCTCGGTGCCGACACCAAGCGAATAGCGTTCCGGCACATCCTGCCGAACACGCTCGCCCCGGTCATCGTCATCACGACGATGAACCTCGGTGTCTACATCTCGGCCGAGGCGGCACTCTCGTACCTCGGCATCGGCATCCAGCACCCCAACATCTCCTGGGGTCTGATGATCAGCGATGTGCAGGACCGGTTCCTCACCTCACCGCACGCACTGCTCTTCCCGGCCGCGATCCTCAGCATCACCGTGCTGGCGTTCATCGCGCTCGGCGACGTGGTCCGTGACGCCTTCGACCCCAAGATGCGCTGA